From the Corticium candelabrum chromosome 2, ooCorCand1.1, whole genome shotgun sequence genome, one window contains:
- the LOC134176385 gene encoding 52 kDa repressor of the inhibitor of the protein kinase-like — MSDAEKMQHLTFHVKPAPSDVLHFHEVTKSGKRWKVSFQRKWMEDYEWLSYSNVLQGGICRYCILFPEHPQRGGSKGGNPGILVTVPYQKPFTKALGKDGVLVIHEGTVVHRHAMVQADLFKLSFEKADSRVDTMLLKHKDQQSLENKEILRQIILAVEFLAKQGLPLRGHRDDKVDFATEGSNRGNFIAALQLLAKGNSTLQKHLLFAKRNQKYTSKTIQNEIVHVYANKTRERLTAHLREEQLPFAIIADEATDPHANQEVLSLCLRFVDLHSACSPVIKECLIDFIYLERANALTISEEILKSLSKPPVSLDPNNIRGQAYDGAAVMSSNIAGVQARIKETAPLAIFTHCYSHCLNLSVAATSKVQEVRNLIGTINEAYLFLSNSPKRQQMFQLTLETYLPQSSRTKLPGLCKTRWVERNTCFEVFLELYEALVTFLDAIVSPHEYPDLMSADKEWKWDRETVSKAQGLKAALSSFQTISVFITTKNVLDSVKELAGKLQERNQDILDAYAMVDESIEEIKSVRKDIDATFVSWYRDITELAANIGVAESIPRKTSLQRNRSNTPSQSPMEFYKRSLAIPLLDSLTAQMEDRFLRDGRHVGALLNLVPSIFLTSRVELGTLREGVMFWEKDLPFPKSLENELRRWETLWKRRKDRESVQEEMVRQREARIPDNLLLSLGNCDVHSFPNIHRLLLIACTLPITSAEAERSFSLMRRIKTYARSAMCEERFTDLGVLAMHYSDRIPAEEIAKAFVQEHPRRMFQASLFSET, encoded by the coding sequence ATGTCAGATGCCGAAAAAATGCAGCACCTTACATTTCACGTCAAACCTGCTCCATCAGATGTCCTCCACTTTCATGAGGTGACGAAGAGTGGCAAACGCTGGAAGGTGTCTTTTCAGAGAAAATGGATGGAAGACTACGAGTGGCTTTCGTACAGCAATGTTCTGCAAGGTGGCATTTGTCGGTATTGCATCCTATTTCCCGAACACCCGCAGAGGGGAGGTTCAAAGGGAGGGAATCCAGGCATACTCGTGACGGTGCCGTACCAGAAACCATTCACAAAGGCTCTTGGCAAAGATGGCGTACTGGTCATTCATGAAGGGACGGTCGTGCATCGACACGCAATGGTTCAAGCCGACTTGTTCAAACTTAGCTTTGAGAAGGCAGATTCAAGAGTAGACACGATGCTACTGAAACACAAAGATCAGCAATCCTTGGAGAACAAAGAAATACTTCGTCAAATTATACtagctgtagaatttctggCAAAACAAGGCTTGCCTCTTCGTGGTCATAGAGATGACAAGGTTGATTTTGCAACTGAAGGATCTAACAGGGGCAACTTCATTGCTGCACTACAGCTCTTGGCCAAAGGAAACAGCACTCTTCAAAAGCACCTTCTCTTTGCAAAACGAAATCAGAAGTACACAAGTAAAACCatacaaaatgaaattgttCACGTTTATGCCAATAAGACCAGAGAGCGACTAACTGCACATCTGAGAGAAGAGCAGTTACCATTTGCAATCATTGCTGACGAAGCTACAGACCCTCATGCAAACCAAGAGGTCCTTTCACTGTGTTTGaggtttgttgatttacacTCAGCTTGTAGTCCAGTCATCAAGGAGTGCCTGATTGATTTCATCTATCTGGAAAGAGCAAATGCCTTGACAATATCCGAGGAAATATTGAAGTCTCTGTCCAAACCACCAGTCTCTTTAGATCCCAACAATATCAGGGGGCAGGCATATGACGGCGCTGCGGTTATGTCGTCTAACATAGCCGGGGTTCAAGCCAGAATCAAGGAAACGGCGCCATTGGCCATTTTCACCCACTGCTATTCTCATTGCCTCAATCTTTCTGTTGCGGCAACAAGCAAAGTCCAAGAAGTTAGAAATCTCATTGGTACAATCAATGAAGCGTACTTGTTTTTGTCTAACAGCCCAAAGAGACAGCAAATGTTCCAGCTAACGTTAGAGACGTATCTGCCTCAGTCTTCTCGCACTAAGCTTCCAGGGCTCTGCAAGACACGCTGGGTAGAACGCAATACATGCTTTGAAGTTTTTCTTGAACTGTACGAAGCCCTAGTGACCTTCCTTGACGCTATTGTGTCTCCACACGAGTACCCTGATCTCATGTCGGCTGACAAGGAATGGAAATGggacagagagacagtgtCGAAAGCTCAGGGGCTAAAAGCAGCCCTCTCGTCATTTCAGACAATATCTGTTTTCATAACGACTAAAAACGTCCTTGATTCAGTTAAGGAACTGGCAGGAAAATTGCAAGAGCGGAACCAGGATATACTTGACGCCTACGCAATGGTTGATGAATCGATTGAAGAGATCAAAAGTGTGAGAAAAGATATCGATGCAACATTTGTTTCCTGGTATAGAGATATAACTGAGCTTGCAGCGAACATCGGCGTAGCGGAATCAATTCCTAGGAAAACCAGCCTGCAGAGGAACAGAAGTAACACACCTAGTCAAAGTCCGATGGAGTTTTATAAGCGGTCACTTGCAATTCCACTACTGGATTCTCTGACAGCGCAAATGGAAGACCGTTTCCTACGTGATGGAAGGCATGTTGGTGCGTTGCTGAATCTTGTACCATCAATATTTCTAACTTCGAGAGTAGAGTTGGGCACACTCAGAGAAGGCGTTATGTTTTGGGAAAAAGACCTACCTTTCCCTAAGTCTCTAGAGAATGAACTCAGGAGATGGGAAACCCTgtggaagagaagaaaagaccGAGAATCCGTGCAAGAAGAAATGGTCAGGCAACGTGAGGCAAGAATTCCTGACAATCTGCTGCTGTCACTTGGAAATTGCGATGTACATTCGTTTCCGAACATTCACCGCCTACTTCTGATTGCCTGCACTCTCCCAATAACGAGTGCAGAAGCGGAGCGATCCTTTTCCCTCATGAGGCGGATCAAGACTTATGCAAGATCGGCGATGTGCGAAGAGCGTTTCACAGACCTTGGAGTTCTTGCCATGCATTACAGTGACCGTATCCCTGCCGAGGAGATCGCAAAAGCGTTTGTGCAAGAACATCCAAGGAGGATGTTTCAAGCGTCGTTATTTAGCGAAACATGA
- the LOC134176387 gene encoding uncharacterized protein LOC134176387, with protein MHMVSTRRASSRRRCRIHPSFLRRQLQRRETWTTLALLLVLVNSASPERQIWSYPRSSDWWDFVVQRTFSARDWKENFRMCRERFLYLCEKLRHEIEPEVTHLRASICIEKRVAVTVWYLATNVEYRTISHLFGIGRSTVCSIVHSTCRAIVHCLMSGYITFPTGEMLTDVVKGFSQSFNFPQCAGAIDGCHIPVSPPALNHTDYYNRKGWYSVILQAVVDHKYLFRDINVGWPGSVHDARVLANSSIFQNAESGLILNEQQKEIEGCTIPVFLVGDSAYPLKNWLLKPFPHNDHLTDEKKNFNYRISKARIVVENAFGRLKARWRRLMKKNDMQIRHVQHVIAACCVLHNVCEIHGDSFDDDWMEETDLQLQHAETHTVRDTVNDRTAAIRETLVSHLANS; from the exons ATGCATATGGTGTCTACGAGAAGAGCGTCAAGCAGGAGAAGATGTCGCATCCACCCTTCATTTCTTCGTCGGCAGCTGCAGCGGCGGGAAACCTGGACTACTTTAGCGTTGCTTTTAGTTCTGGTCAACTCTGCTTCTCCAGAACGACAGATATGGAGCTACCCCAG GTCAAGTGACTGGTGGGACTTTGTCGTGCAGAGGACATTCTCTGCACGTGACTGGAAAGAAAATTTTAGAATGTGTAGAGAGaggtttttgtatttgtgtgagaAGTTGAGGCACGAGATAGAACCTGAGGTGACACATTTAAGAGCCTCTATCTGCATTGAGAAGCGAGTCGCAGTCACAGTCTGGTACTTGGCAACAAACGTGGAGTACCGTACAATATCCCACCTGTTTGGCATTGGCAGATCAACTGTCTGCTCCATTGTTCACAGTACGTGTCGAGCTATCGTTCATTGTCTTATGTCTGGTTACATCACGTTTCCTACTGGAGAAATGCTAACAGATGTAGTAAAGGGATTTTCCCAGTCCTTCAATTTTCCCCAGTGTGCAGGAGCAATTGATGGATGTCACATTCCAGTTTCTCCACCAGCGCTCAATCACACCGACTACTATAACAGAAAGGGATGGTACTCCGTGATTTTACAGGCTGTTGTAGATCATAAATATCTGTTTCGGGATATAAATGTTGGCTGGCCAGGGAGTGTGCACGATGCAAGGGTCTTGGCCAATTCCTCTATATTTCAGAACGCAGAAAGTGGATTGATATTGAATGAACAGCAGAAAGAAATTGAAGGGTGCACCATACCTGTGTTTCTTGTTGGTGATTCTGCTTATCCCCTGAAGAATTGGCTCCTTAAACCGTTTCCACATAATGACCACCTGACTGACGAAAAGAAGAACTTTAACTATCGAATTTCAAAAGCTAGAATAGTTGTGGAGAATGCGTTTGGTCGCCTGAAAGCTCGATGGAGGCGTTTAATGAAAAAGAACGACATGCAAATTAGGCATGTCCAGCATGTTATAGCTGCCTGCTGTGTCCTCCATAATGTGTGTGAAATACATGGGGATTCATTTGATGATGACTGGATGGAAGAGACTGATTTGCAACTTCAACATGCTGAAACGCACACTGTCAGAGATACTGTCAATGATCGTACAGCAGCAATTCGAGAGACTCTAGTTTCACACTTGgcaaatagttaa
- the LOC134198487 gene encoding myb/SANT-like DNA-binding domain-containing protein 7: MAWTEQETLLLIDLWGEESVQVQIEGCARNKAVYAKLAARMQEEGYNRSGTQCREKIKKLKTDYRKVKDNNNESGRARRSSRIFEAMDAILGHKPATCPPIVLESTNNPAHTDVTAVDSDASGSQGIELDDYGDESCVGELALSNCSSTGTTSRSTPTSSVCPVRLLLLPIHPQLQSKRETERREHGRGKARLEIE, encoded by the coding sequence atGGCGTGGACAGAACAAGAAACCCTTCTTTTGATTGATCTTTGGGGGGAAGAGAGTGTACAAGTTCAAATTGAAGGTTGTGCGCGCAATAAAGCAGTGTACGCAAAGCTTGCAGCGCGTATGCAGGAAGAAGGATACAACCGGTCAGGCACGCAGTGTCGAGAGAAGATCAAAAAATTGAAGACCGACTATAGAAAAGTAAAGGACAACAACAATGAGAGTGGGAGAGCACGCCGCTCAAGTAGGATTTTTGAGGCAATGGACGCCATTTTAGGTCATAAGCCAGCGACTTGCCCGCCTATTGTGCTTGAGAGTACGAATAATCCTGCGCATACCGACGTTACAGCTGTAGACAGCGATGCAAGTGGCAGTCAAGGTATTGAGCTCGATGACTACGGTGATGAAAGCTGTGTGGGAGAACTTGCCCTCAGTAATTGTTCCTCAACAGGGACTACAAGTAGATCTACCCCAACAAGCTCAGTATGTCCTGTCCGTCTTCTCCTGTTGCCAATACACCCACAGCTGCAAAGCAAAAGAGAAACGGAACGAAGAGAGCACGGGAGGGGCAAGGCAAGACTAGAGATAGAATGA
- the LOC134176388 gene encoding jerky protein homolog-like, with amino-acid sequence MSETRPTQTPAPQKRKRSVMTLETKMEIVRELQGGKSQRIVAEKFGVAKSTVGDIWKDRQKIEDCVLSSESLVFAKKPCIVRDPKFELVDAACWKWFCQQRSKGAPVSGVLLHEKARVFFAKLYPDADPESFKGSTGLLRKFNLRHGIKNTALRGEILSADMSAVGPFREELQKLVESEGYSRDQIFNADETGLWWRLTPSSSLNSTGKTRAANFKKAKDRVTLLACANASGTHRLPLLLINKSQKPRCFKQMDMNNLPVHYYAQNKSWMDCRLFTEWFHEQKSETKVLQANAQNKSWMDCRLFTEWFHERFVPSVRKFCRDKGIEEKALLLVDNAPSHPSSATLHLRMAG; translated from the exons ATGTCTGAGACTAGACCAACGCAGACGCCTGCCCCGCAGAAGCGAAAGAGGTCTGTGATGACGCTCGAGACAAAGATGGAGATTGTGCGCGAGCTTCAGGGGGGAAAGTCGCAAAGGATCGTGGCTGaaaagtttggagtcgctaaGTCCACTGTCGGAGATATTTGGAAGGACCGCCAGAAAATCGAGGACTGTGTTTTGTCTAGTGAGTCGCTGGTATTTGCGAAAAAACCCTGCATTGTTCGTGACCCAAAGTTTGAACTGGTGGATGCGGCTTGCTGGAAATGGTTTTGTCAGCAGCGCTCAAAAGGAGCGCCTGTGTCTGGTGTCTTGCTTCATGAAAAAGCACGAGTATTTTTTGCGAAGCTCTACCCTGATGCTGACCCAGAGAGTTTCAAGGGCAGCACAGGATTGCTCCGGAAGTTCAACCTGCGTCATGGCATAAAGAACACGGCATTGCGTGGTGAGATTTTGTCAGCGGATATGTCAGCTGTTGGTCCATTTCGTGAGGAACTTCAGAAGCTGGTGGAGAGCGAGGGATATTCCCGGGATCAAATCTTCAATGCGGATGAGACAGGATTATGGTGGCGACTAActccttcttcatctttgaACTCTACAGGCAAAACACGGGCTGCTAACTTCAAGAAGGCCAAAGACCGTGTCACTCTTCTTGCTTGTGCTAATGCCTCTGGAACACACCGTCTTCCATTATTGCTCATTAATAAAAGTCAGAAACCAAGGTGCTTCAAGCAAATGGATATGAACAACCTTCCTGTCCATTATTATGCTCAGAATAAGTCATGGATGGACTGCAGGCTGTTTACTGAGTGGTTCCATGAACAAAAGTCAGAAACCAAGGTGCTTCAAGCAAAT GCTCAGAATAAGTCATGGATGGACTGCAGGCTGTTTACTGAGTGGTTCCATGAACGGTTTGTACCATCTGTCAGGAAGTTCTGCCGTGACAAAGGGATTGAGGAGAAGGCACTTCTGTTGGTGGACAATGCACCATCTCATCCATCTTCAGCAACACTTCATCTGAGGATGGCAGGGTGA
- the LOC134176389 gene encoding jerky protein homolog-like: MSSDKDITKKTKRAHKTLTIEQKVAILDELGSASYSVLCERYGIGRSTISDIKRKESELRQYERKLTEMGTSRLAKTMKLSTYEELERAVFMWFRQTREKGIPVSGPLLQAKALQLHEKLKESSQEEDFGNFVASSGWLWRFCKRHCIRQLALQGEKLSADKPAADQFVLRFQAFVKDSDYSTEQIFNCDESGLYHKLLPQKTLAGHFERSADGRKTQKDRVTISACSNASGSIKLPLVLIGKSKNPRCFKNVNRDHLPVSYYNQSNAWVNTGIFSDWFHHKFVPVVQETLREKGLDDKAVLLLDNCSAHPNEEDLISADGKVIAKFLPPNVTSLIQPMDQGVLVSIKRRYRKKMLQDLILQNDRGVSIIDFVCGINMMKISDKVSASWDEITPRTIRLSWRKILPIYPDEGSQEPAGITESGESFEEPSSNLTPLFSALGYEMTSTEIEEWLMVDNLDPGYTHLDDDEIVTEVLAHGRDEETAADEDEMQSSDHDSSTNQSGISHGSAFQMLSDCLTWFREQTEATQYSLSVLRSLRDLAAKKRLSTLEQARVTDYFEK; the protein is encoded by the coding sequence ATGTCGTCAGACAAAGATataacaaagaagacaaaacggGCTCACAAGACTCtaacaatagagcagaagGTAGCAATACTGGATGAACTGGGAAGTGCCTCCTattctgtgctgtgtgaacgATATGGAATCGGTCGAAGCACCATTAGCGATATCAAGAGGAAAGAGTCTGAACTGAGGCAATACGAAAGGAAGCTAACCGAAATGGGAACGAGTCGACTTGCCAAAACAATGAAGCTTTCTACTTACGAGGAGCTGGAGAGGGCTGTTTTCATGTGGTTTCGGCAGACGCGCGAGAAAGGCATTCCTGTATCAGGCCCACTACTACAAGCAAAGGCCTTGCAGCTTCACGAGAAATTAAAGGAGTCTTCTCAAGAAGAGGATTTCGGCAACTTTGTTGCCTCGTCTGGTTGGCTTTGGAGATTTTGTAAGCGTCATTGCATTAGACAGCTGGCCTTACAAGGAGAAAAGCTGTCTGCCGATAAACCAGCTGCTGATCAGTTTGTGTTACGTTTCCAAGCTTTTGTCAAGGATAGTGATTACAGCACTGAACAAATATTCAACTGTGACGAGTCAGGTTTGTACCATAAGCTGCTGCCTCAGAAAACGCTTGCTGGTCACTTTGAGAGGTCTGCTGATGGGCGCAAGACTCAAAAGGACCGTGTTACCATCAGTGCCTGCTCAAACGCGTCTGGTAGCATAAAACTACCCTTGGTCTTGATAGGTAAATCCAAGAATCCTCGTTGTTTCAAAAACGTCAATCGTGATCACTTGCCAGTGAGTTACTACAACCAGTCTAATGCTTGGGTGAACACAGGAATATTTTCTGACTGGTTCCATCATAAGTTTGTTCCTGTAGTGCAGGAAACGTTAAGGGAAAAGGGTTTGGATGATAAAGCTGTCCTTCTGCTTGACAACTGTTCTGCTCATCCGAATGAAGAAGACCTGATATCAGCAGATGGCAAAGTGATCGCAAAGTTCCTTCCACCGAATGTCACTTCGTTAATTCAACCCATGGATCAAGGTGTGCTAGTATCCATTAAACGCCGATACAGGAAAAAGATGCTTCAAGATCTTATTCTTCAAAATGATAGAGGTGTGTCAATCATTGACTTTGTTTGTGGAATCAACATGATGAAAATTTCTGATAAAGTTTCCGCTAGTTGGGATGAAATTACACCTAGAACAATTCGATTGTCTTGGAGAAAGATTCTACCCATTTATCCTGACGAAGGCAGTCAGGAACCTGCTGGCATCACAGAATCAGGAGAGTCATTTGAAGAGCCTTCTTCTAATTTGACCCCTCTCTTCTCTGCTTTGGGTTATGAAATGacttcaacagaaattgagGAGTGGTTAATGGTAGACAATTTGGATCCTGGTTACACTCATTTGGATGATGATGAAATTGTCACTGAAGTCTTGGCTCACGGTCGTGATGAAGAGACTgctgcagatgaagatgaaatgCAAAGTTCTGATCATGATTCAAGCACAAACCAGTCTGGCATCTCTCATGGCAGTGCATTTCAAATGCTCTCTGATTGTTTGACATGGTTTCGGGAACAGACAGAAGCAACTCAATACAGCTTGAGTGTTCTTCGGAGCCTACGTGACCTTGCAGCTAAAAAGAGACTAAGCACTCTTGAACAGGCGCGGGTGACGGACTACTTTGAGAAATGA